A single window of Lathamus discolor isolate bLatDis1 chromosome 20, bLatDis1.hap1, whole genome shotgun sequence DNA harbors:
- the LOC136024103 gene encoding dickkopf-related protein 3-like: MPMSPAILILIASLLPAASGYLWAWMYSLPHQPPEEAALGRSASPGDKAEEATTCGPATPCTHGHFCDEHFGLCLPERPEGQYCRRDTHCARGLLCMFGKCQQPVPDGQEGARCVRDEECGAGGCCARVHGESVCQRRLERGRSCHVPPGGLAFSINQLCPCQEGLVCRASAPVREKAFEYRPEKSEWRCRQP; the protein is encoded by the exons ATGCCCATGTCCCCggccatcctcatcctcatcgcCTCGCTCCTGCCCGCGGCCTCCGGGTACCTCTGGGCCTGGATGTACTCGCTGCCCCATCAGCCCCCCGAGGAAGCGGCGCTGGGGAGAAGCGCCAGCCCCGGGGACAAGGCGGAGGAG GCAACAACCTGCGGCCCGGCCACCCCCTGCACCCACGGCCACTTCTGCGACGAGCACTTCGGGCTGTGCCTGCCCGAGCGGCCCGAGGGGCAGTACTGCCGCCGGGACACGCACTGCGCCCGCGGGCTCCTCTGCATGTTCGGCAAGTGCCAGCAGCCCGTGCCCGACGGGCAGGAGG GAGCGCGGTGCGTGCGGGACGAGGAGTGCGGGGCCGGCGGGTGCTGTGCGCGGGTGCACGGCGAGAGCGTTTGCCAGCGGcggctggagcggggccggagcTGCCACGTCCCCCCCGGGGGGCTCGCCTTCAGCATCAaccagctctgcccctgccaGGAGGGGCTCGTGTGCAGGGCGAGCGCGCCCGTCCGAGA GAAAGCGTTCGAGTACCGGCCGGAGAAGAGCGAGTGGAGGTGCCGGCAGCCCTGA